In one window of Microplitis demolitor isolate Queensland-Clemson2020A chromosome 4, iyMicDemo2.1a, whole genome shotgun sequence DNA:
- the LOC128667533 gene encoding uncharacterized protein LOC128667533, whose translation MTGGRGKSSDPAGGDDTEKRDTNDNNTDPPVGFTEAIPKKKRYSRDFGLQTEQTLHVNATDYRQSPRGRSVRHSVRPRPEDYEFPGENDMDYDPRAPAPIRATTLLNMMHKWHVQFSGALDEDVENFIMRFDEGLSIVTVRDEDLIKAIPFSVRGAALIWYRGRVHSFRRWSDVKQAMRSRFADPDYQMSLREEISNRTQAHEEPISQYIACMNGLFSRTNPPWPEVERIRYTHRNMLPSLQLVISVHDCCSMGELESRAIRQERIIQRASNYRPLPLPRNSMCPSFAYQTQPRHLQQRNSIGDRAPESRDRDRRRHRIVQLRAAQDDEVEDEEDDYSEDEVLAEHLDALQLTRHGRQANKHQRFSERTKRPVKENDTRATKDLLEPLASSIVIDPEKSKTEIPAPVFATTADEFRSWIAGYPLKALIDSGASKSFLGPEGIALVTQLRLSPETVSTRRVILANGDIQQVNQMTTVELQIGNQTATAKLYLMPSLSQPCVLGLDFLKKMEMMIDFQPDSKFQFTAETTPSCAIICCGIQSLSPAERDTLQTFVDKNIRPPGKLGVTKFAEHDIDFGDNPPVKQKPYNVTPILLEAIWKEVDKMLDDDIIQVSHITVKDAYPIPNMTSILDQLRRARYITTLDLSQAYFQIPLTERARPKTAFVVPGRGLFQFKRMPFGLTNAPATFQRMIDQLIGPEMHPYVFVYLDDIIIVTETYEEHLIWLQKVLEKLQQAGLTINREKSEFCCSEVHDLGFIVNSEGLQIDLEKTSAVREFPAPRNIKQLRKFLRMASWYRRFIPEFATIASSLTKLLKKNQLWEWDTEQDMAMITLKEHLTSALVLACPDFKLPFTLQTDASLVGLGAALTQVIDGQERVIAYASRSLTDAECKYTVTKQECHAVIWSIRKFRCYLEGYEFTVVTDYSSLRWLHNLKNPTGRLARWAIELMQYRFTIIHRKSALHHVPDPLSRIPEDQKEALAVIADDVDRWYNRRIRDVQRRPAELEDRNAWKLAVRRAFHQQVITECHATPGAGHLEVDKTYRRLAVNYCWPNMFQDVVKFVRGCETCQRTKVEQAPPAGFVGKKKVEAPWSVIATDIMGPLPKSIKGHAYLLVIPDLYTKWIELRPLRRATGIAISEAPVLLTDNGTEFVNRDIRSLAERVGFRHMTTPPYHPQADPVERVNRVLKTMITAFIDENHRKWDKYLPQFRFAHNTAHHSSIQTSPAFLNTGRELSATGSLRQEVEGESEFIHGLLQEWQARMRQLNNLRKSIVYALDTAFQ comes from the exons ATGACGGGCGGACGAGGAAAGTCTAGTGATCCAG CCGGTGGTGATGATACAGAAAAACGAGATACCAACGACAATAACACCGACCCACCAGTAGGATTTACCGAGGCGATACCTAAGAAAAAACGCTACAGTCGTGACTTTGGTCTACAAACCGAGCAAACATTGCATGTAAATGCTACAGACTATCGCCAATCACCACGGGGTCGATCCGTGAGACATTCAGTACGGCCAAGGCCTGAAGATTATGAATTTCCGGGTGAGAACGACATGGATTACGATCCACGAGCTCCAGCACCCATACGAGCAACCACCCTGCTGAACATGATGCATAAGTGGCATGTGCAGTTTAGTGGCGCACTCGACGAGGACGTCGAGAACTTCATCATGAGATTCGATGAAGGCTTAAGTATTGTTACAGTGAGGGATGAGGATTTAATTAAAGCTATCCCCTTCTCTGTACGTGGTGCGGCTTTGATATGGTATCGAGGTCGCGTACATAGCTTCAGAAGATGGTCTGATGTAAAGCAAGCTATGAGATCCAGATTTGCAGATCCAGACTATCAGATGTCGTTACGTGAAGAAATCTCAAATCGCACGCAGGCCCACGAAGAGCCAATAAGTCAGTATATTGCCTGCATGAATGGCTTATTTTCACGTACTAATCCGCCATGGCCAGAGGTAGAACGGATCAGATACACGCATCGTAACATGCTACCGTCGCTCCAGTTAGTCATCTCAGTGCATGACTGTTGTTCTATGGGCGAGTTAGAGAGTCGTGCTATACGCCAAGAGCGTATAATACAGCGAGCGAGTAATTATCGACCACTACCATTACCTCGCAACTCAATGTGTCCCTCGTTTGCATACCAAACGCAACCGCGACACTTACAGCAACGAAACTCTATAGGAGATAGAGCTCCAGAGTCCCGTGATCGCGATCGACGTCGCCATCGAATCGTTCAATTGAGAGCAGCTCAAGATGATGAAGTAGAAGATGAAGAGGACGACTACTCAGAAGATGAGGTCCTCGCTGAACACCTCGACGCGCTCCAGCTAACGAGACATGGCCGTCAAGCAAATAAACATCAGAGGTTCTCAGAGAGAACAAAACGGCCAGTTAAAGAAAACGATACTAGGGCTACCAAAGATTTGCTGGAACCCCTAGCATCCAGCATTGTTATAGATCCAGAGAAGTCGAAAACTGAGATTCCAGCTCCAGTTTTTGCAACAACAGCTGACGAGTTCCGAT CTTGGATAGCAGGATATCCACTGAAAGCTTTGATAGACTCAGGAGCCTCAAAATCATTTCTAGGACCTGAGGGAATCGCTCTAGTTACTCAACTACGTTTATCGCCCGAGACCGTATCAACACGACGAGTGATACTCGCGAACGGAGATATACAGCAAGTTAATCAAATGACGACTGTTGAGTTGCAGATAGGAAATCAAACAGCtacagcaaaattatatttaatgccaTCACTATCCCAACCATGTGTACTAGGGTTGGATTTCCTCAAGAAGATGGAGATGATGATTGATTTTCAACCTGACAGCAAGTTCCAGTTTACAGCAGAGACAACTCCATCGTGTGCAATTATCTGTTGTGGAATCCAGTCATTAAGCCCAGCAGAGCGAGACACGCTACAGACGTTCgtggataaaaatattcgtcCTCCAGGAAAACTAGGAGTTACCAAATTTGCAGAGCATGACATTGACTTTGGAGACAATCCACCAGTCAAACAAAAACCGTACAACGTCACGCCAATACTCCTGGAAGCTATATGGAAAGAAGTTGACAAGATGCTAGACGATGATATCATTCAGGTATCCCACA TTACAGTAAAAGATGCCTACCCGATCCCCAATATGACAAGCATACTGGATCAACTAAGACGAGCCAGATACATCACAACTCTCGATTTAAGTCAAGCTTATTTCCAGATACCGCTTACCGAACGAGCAAGACCGAAAACTGCTTTTGTAGTGCCTGGTCGTGGACTGTTCCAGTTTAAAAGAATGCCTTTTGGCCTAACAAACGCTCCAGCAACATTCCAGCGTATGATTGACCAACTAATTGGTCCAGAAATGCATCCATACGTGTTCGTATATCTCGATGACATTATTATCGTGACGGAGACATACGAGGAACACCTGATATGGCTGCAGAAAGTATTAGAAAAGTTACAGCAAGCCGGATTAACAATCAACCGGGAGAAGAGCGAATTTTGTTGCTCAGAGGTTCACGACTTAGGATTCATTGTGAATTCAGAAGGACTACAGATCGATCTAGAGAAGACTTCAGCTGTACGGGAATTCCCAGCTCCTCGTAACATCAAACAGCTGAGAAAATTCTTGAGAATGGCGTCATGGTATCGACGATTCATTCCTGAGTTTGCAACTATCGCGTCATCTCTCACAAAGTTACTGAAGAAAAATCAACTTTGGGAGTGGGATACAGAGCAGGACATGGCTATGATAACTCTGAAGGAGCATCTCACCTCTGCTCTAGTACTAGCATGTCCAGATTTCAAGCTGCCGTTTACGCTACAGACCGATGCGAGTTTAGTAGGACTCGGCGCTGCCTTGACACAAGTCATCGATGGTCAAGAACGCGTCATTGCGTATGCAAGCCGATCATTAACGGACGCCGAGTGTAAGTACACCGTTACAAAGCAAGAATGTCATGCAGTCATCTGGTCAATTCGTAAGTTCAGGTGTTACTTAGAGGGATACGAGTTTACAGTAGTTACAGATTACAGCAGTCTACGTTGGTTACATAATCTGAAAAACCCAACAGGTAGACTTGCCAGATGGGCAATAGAGTTGATGCAGTATCGGTTTACGATTATTCATCGTAAAAGTGCACTACATCACGTTCCAGACCCGTTATCGAGAATTCCAGAAGATCAGAAAGAAGCTCTAGCTGTCATCGCAGATGATGTGGACCGTTGGTACAATAGGAGAATAAGAGATGTACAACGGAGACCCG CCGAATTAGAAGACCGCAACGCATGGAAATTAGCCGTGAGACGGGCGTTCCATCAACAAGTCATCACCGAGTGTCACGCTACACCCGGAGCCGGACACCTAGAAGTCGACAAGACTTACAGACGACTTGCAGTGAATTATTGTTGGCCAAATATGTTCCAGGACGTGGTGAAATTTGTTCGAGGCTGTGAAACTTGTCAGCGTACCAAAGTGGAACAAGCACCACCTGCAGGCTTCGTGGGTAAAAAGAAAGTGGAGGCGCCATGGTCAGTTATCGCTACAGACATCATGGGTCCATTACCAAAGAGTATAAAAGGACATGCCTATCTACTGGTAATACCGGACTTGTATACTAAGTGGATTGAGTTACGACCACTTAGGCGAGCTACAGGTATAGCGATAAGTGAAGCTCCAGTCCTTTTGACAGATAACGGTACAGAGTTTGTAAATAGAGACATCAGATCTCTCGCAGAGCGAGTGGGATTTCGGCATATGACAACACCACCATATCACCCACAAGCAGATCCAGTTGAACGAGTTAATCGAGTGCTCAAGACAATGATAACAGCATTCATCGACGAAAATCATCGGAAGTGGGACAAATATTTACCACAATTTCGCTTTGCCCACAATACAGCGCACCACAGTTCCATTCAAACGAGTCCA